The following proteins come from a genomic window of Candidatus Thermoplasmatota archaeon:
- a CDS encoding GNAT family N-acetyltransferase, which produces MSPLVPEDAETINEHWNPGEDSARYIQSRIEKGLAFGMRVDGELVAWDATHLETDRAIMVGLLHVMERFRKRGYARSITTTMINAVFEKGKTPIGHVFKDNEPSLRLTEEMGFRRRGEHTWMRAVSP; this is translated from the coding sequence GTGTCCCCGCTCGTGCCAGAGGACGCCGAGACCATCAACGAGCACTGGAACCCGGGAGAGGATTCCGCACGTTACATCCAGAGCCGGATAGAGAAGGGTCTTGCATTCGGGATGAGGGTGGATGGTGAGCTCGTCGCCTGGGATGCGACCCATCTCGAGACGGACCGGGCGATCATGGTCGGCCTCCTTCACGTCATGGAGAGATTCAGGAAGAGAGGCTACGCGAGGTCGATAACCACGACGATGATCAACGCTGTCTTCGAGAAGGGCAAGACGCCGATAGGCCATGTATTCAAGGACAACGAACCTTCCTTGAGGCTTACGGAGGAGATGGGCTTCAGAAGGAGGGGAGAACACACCTGGATGAGGGCAGTAAGCCCATGA